In the Candidatus Zymogenaceae bacterium genome, AAAAAGCTGGGTATGAATGACGAGGCCCTCGCCGATTATGATACGGCCTGCGGGCTGGAAATCGACGCCGCATGCAGCGCCGCGGAATCCCTCAGAGCGCAGATTGGAGGGTAATGCCCTCCCGATTGATTACATCAGTCGACACAGGCCGCGGGGACGAAACATCCCCGCGGCTTTTTTTCGCGTTTTACTTCATCAGCGTCTCCACCATCCGGTTCGTCTGCGCCAACCGTGTGGATAGCAGAGTGATGATAAATCGATGCAGGGCCGCGGCCAGATCCGGACTTTTCCGCTCCATGCGACCGAGCGATTCCCGCGTCAGTCGATACAGGACGCTTGTTTCATTCGCCGTCACCGACGCCGACCGATAGGCATCGCCCGAAAGCCCCAGATACATCCCCATCTCCCCCACCACGTTGCCGGACTTGACCGTCCTCAGGCGCACCGATCGTCCCTCCTCAGTCTCCAACGTCACCGTCAGGCTCCCGGACTCGATGAAATAGAGCTCATCGGCGACGGCGCCTTGAGTGATGACCATATCGTTCGCTCGGCACGTCACCCGCTCAAGATAGCCCAGAAACACGCCGATATCCATTTCATCGATATCCAGGCGGGAGAGGAATACATCGATATCGGAGACTTCCGTACCGTCATCGCCAAGGCACATGGCGATGATTTCGTTCTCGCACCACTCAAGGGCATAGTCGAACTCCGAAAATACCCTGACGACATCCCCCGTTTCATCCACGACACCGCCGATGGCCAGCTGATCCCGCATCCAGTCCGTGAGGTTGGTGAAAACGAGCATGAAGCCGCTCTTCTCTGCGAGCTGTTTCATCTTCATGATACTGTTGACGGCCGACGCGTCAAACCCGCTGACATGGCGAAAATCGAGGATGACAAACCTCGGCGTCTCTTGTGATTGATCGTCGACCCGCGCGCTTACCTGATTCAAGAGCGAATCGGCGGTTCCGAAAAATATAAAGCCCTGGAGCTTTAGTATAAAGAGCATCCATACATTCTCATCGAGGCATCGCTGGTGAATCGTGGAGCGATCCACCGGGCTGCGGCACGAATCGCCGTCGAGCTTGTGCTTGGCGACCTCCACCTTGCTGTAATTGACCACAAACAGAAGCGCCGCCACAACCAAACCCGCGAACACACCCTTGAGAAATCCAAAATGCGCGATCGCCACCAGGATCAGAATGACAAGGAGGTAGTCGGTCTTCGAAAGGCGAAACCACGCGTCATACACCCATTCGGTGAGAAACAAAAGCCCCAGGTACATCAGGAGGCCGCCGAGTATCGGCAGGGGAAAATATGAGAGCACCGACGCCCCAAACAGCATCATCACGACGCACATCAGGGCCGCCGTTATTCCCAGGATGCGGGTCGGCGGTCCCAGGCGGCTGCCCAGGGTGGAGAGGCTCAGCGTCTGATATCCGACCACACCCCCGCCGAGGCCCGCAACCACATTGGCGAGACCCGCGGCGGTCAGCTCCCGGTTCAGGTCGACGTCCTTTTTCAGGATCAGCTCGAGCCCCGTTGTATTGAAGAGGAGGGATATCACACTGACCAAAAGAACCGCCACGATGCTCCCCGCCTGAGAAAGCACCACCTGCCAGTGTACATCCCTGAAGAACGAGGCCGTCGGAAGCTTCCACAGTCCCTCTCCGGGCATTGATCCCAACAGGAGTCTCAGGGACCTCGCCTCCTCTATGGACGTGCCGGTCAGCGCCAGGGCCGCATAAAAGACCGCAACGCCTCCCACGATCAGTCCCGGAACCAGGAGCGAGTGATCGATTCTGCGAAGGGAAATGAGAACCACAAAGGCGAAAATCGTCCCCGGCAGCCACATCAGGAGGATATCGGGTCGAAACAGCCCCGGTACGATCGCAAAGGTCAGGGATTCACCCAGCATCACCCCCATGGCGCCGCTGGCCAAAAGCCATCCGGTCCCCGCCAGAAAGCCGCCCACCACCGGAAACGGGATATACCTGACGAGACGCCCCAGCCTGAATCGACCCATCGCCATGAAGGCGACGCCCGATACCAGCGATGTCATGATAATCACCGCGACGAGCGTATGAAACGCCGATTCCGGATCGTGAGGGATCGCGGCCACAACAGCGACACCCACGACGGAAAATATGGCGGCGGGGACGTCCTGGGATATGGCGATTATTCCGGGTCGGGAGGATATCAATGCGATGACGAGGCACACGGCGCACGTCCCGAACAGCACATATCCGATTCCCTGAGCTAGATATGGGGAAAGGTCTCCGGAAAATATCAGGGCGGCGAATGATATCTCGAGAAATACGAGTGTGAAGCCGATGATGATCCCGCCGACGATGCCGGTCAGGATTCGCTGGAATGTCAACGCATTGCTGGAATGTATCATGATATGAGTCCAAATGAAGGATTTATTAAAACCGCATCGAATCCGCAATGATGAGTATGATGCTTTTTTATATCACGGCGGCACGCAGGAATGAAGATTTTTCTGCGATGTCGCCGCTCTTTTCACCCCACAAACGGAGATATCCGCGGAATGTAGTTGCTGCACGTGTGATTCCCTGTATGAGAAAACTATCCACAAAAGAGAAGATACGAAGAAGGCACCATGAATTGTCTTGATACATACCGTCGGTTTTCCCGTATGAGAAAAAGCCCAAAGCATACACTCCGGGCAATGAATTTTTTATAAGAACATATTTCGAGAAGTGACGGCATCAAGAAAGATCGGACACCGCTTTCGGATCATCACACCCTAACACTATGGGATGGAGACGACGCTCCCGTCCGTGCCGAAGAACCTATTTGCAATACGCTCTTCAAATCGGGCATATCACGCAAAGGACGGGGTATCACGAAAAAGGCCGAATTGATGGTCAATGCCGCACGCCGAAATCAAGGTGAAAACCAATTATCTCTCGTCAAGCCACTCTTCCGCTTTAGTCATATTATCAAAGTATCTGGTTTCCATCTTCTCCTGTTCCATTTCACCTTTGTGTTTTTCGAGAATTATTTTAAGGATTGAAGTGGTGACGATAATGGCCGCCCTCTTCTGACCCATTTCCCGCATCAGTGTGGTTCCCTCGAGAATAAGACCCGAAATCTCCTGAGTCGGTGCGGCGAAGTGGGTCCCATCGGAAATAATATCAAAACCCGGCCGCAGCTTCTTTGCACATGCTTTCAAATCATCGATGTAATCGGGAACATCCGAAATCTTGTTCCAGGTCCCTTTCGGATAGAAATAGATACGATTTTTTGCCAGATCCACCTCAATATCATAGTTGTCCCTGTGTGCCATCCGCTGTAACATATCATACCTCCCATAATAAAATGTTGTTGCCGATGCCGCAGATATGCCCTGTTTTCACCGTTCGTCGCGTAATTGTGCCGCAAATAGGAAACATAAGCCTGAGAAAGATATTTGTCGTACTGTGTGTGAAGTGGATTATCTCAGGGGAGTATGAAATTTCAATACGTACGGGATGAAATCATTTTCGACAATACGTCCAAACGGGTCGTGTCTTCACTCCGGAAACAGGATATAGTATACAACCGCTCTCACCCTCAAAAAGTTTCAGAGGGTATCTCGTACCACAGCGATTTCTCCCATGTGCCGACAAATACAACCTACAAAAAAACGAATGGGTTGCCCGGAATCGTCATCTTCCTATCAATTTTATATATACATATTCTATGTGAGTTCTTGATTATTGTCAATATGCACTGCAAATATGCCGCGCCCCGGCCGTCTCAGACCGGGGCGCGGATTGCACGTTCTTGAGCAGAGTCGATTACGGAGCGTAGTACCACACGCCGCCGTCTCCGGTGACGCCGTAGAGGGAGTTCCGTCCCGCCTCGATCATCGTTCCCGGTCCGCCGATCTGGGTCCAGTTCTCCGGAGTGCCGTCATAGCGAAATACCCCGGTGGGGGAGAGGCCGTAGAGGGCCCCGAATCCGTCAACGGCGAAATCACTGCCGGATGAGCCCACCCGGGTCCAGTCCATGGGGCTTCCGTTGTAGCGGTAGATATCCCCGGTGCTCGGTTGTATACCGTACAGGGAGCTCCCGCCGGCATAGAGGTCCGTCGCCGGGCCGCCGATGCGGGTCCAGTCGTTGGGCGTGCCGTTGTATCGGTAGACTCCGCTGCCGTCGGGCGAGATGCCGTAGAGCACCCCGTTGCCGTCAACGACGAAGGTCCGTCCGGGGCCGCCCACTCGGGTCCAGTCGTACACTCTCCCGTTGTACTGGTAGATGTCTCCGGTATCCGGGTTGGTGGCGAACATCCGGTCGCCCCCGGCGTAGAGCTCCGCCGCCGGGCCGCCGATCTGGGTCCACTCATTGGGATGGCCGCTGAACCACCACACGCCGCTGCCGTCCGGCGAGAGTCCGTAGATCACCCCGTTGTCATCCACGGCGAAGGTCCGGCCGGGGGTGCCTATCCGGGTCCAGCTGTTTGGAGTGCCGTCGTAGCGATAGATGTCCCCCGAGGACGCGTGGACGCCGAACAATTCGTTTCCGCCGGCGTAAATCTCACGGGCGGAATTCCCGATGGCGTCCCACTCCCAGGAGGGGGCCGGCTCAGGGGCGCCGCCGCCTCCACCACCGCCTCCTCCGCCGCCGCCACCGCCGCCCGATCCCTCTCGGGTGAAGACCACACCGTTATTCCAGGCGATCTCGGTGGCGTAGCCCGAGGAGTTCATGGTAATGGTCCCCTCGGCATAGCCGAAGGGCCACACGGCGCTGATGGAGGTATCGTCGATATCCCCCACCCCCGTCTGGCCGGTATCCGGCATGTTCCAGGTAAATACATTTCCGAGCTGCATGATGTTGTACACATGACCGTTGCTGCCGATCCAGCGGCCGGAGACATTCGGAGCCGCAAGGGCGCCTGCAGCCACACACGCCATCAACGCCGTACACAGCGTCATCAGGCCTATCCGCACCATTTTTCTTTTTTTCGTTTTCATTGCATGACTCCCGATATAAAACCTTCTTTTACGTATCTGTAGTATCGCATGGTTTATTTATACCAACAATCGCCGTTTTGTTCTGTGAGTGCGCTCACACGCATTGTTTTTTTGGATAGTGTTTTTCTCGAGAAAAAAAGGCCCCGGATCGCCCCGGGGCCCAAAAGTCCTTTTCATTCCATTGTATCGCCTTACGGCCGCTCCCACACATCTCCGCTGTTCCACTGGATACGAAGCGCCCTTCCCTCCGGGGTTACATCGGTGATGGTTCCCACGTCGTTCAGGTTCATGCTGGGGGGCTTGGCGCCCCAGTGCACGTTTATCTTATCGCCGTCGTAGACGTCTGCGTTCCCGGTATCGGTACCGATAATGAAAATTCCCCCCGGATTGGTCCATTTTACCGTGTGCGTGATACCATTCTGGGTGAGGGAATAGTCATACCCCTGGGCGTGGTTGACCCAGTTTCCGCCGACATCCACCGGAGCGATGTCAAGAAAGTTGTTTGGCTGGTTGGACTGGATGCGCCTTCCCTGATACTCGATCTCCAGTACTCCGCCGGTAGCCCCGGGCGGGATCTCGCAAATCACGTACGATGCACCCTTGGTGTTGATAATGGGAAGATTCATGTTATTCAAAAAGACCTGAATCTGTCCCCCCACATTCTGGGTGAGGTCGATCCACAGCTCGCCCCCCACCCTGGCCGGATTCGGACCGAAGCTGAAGTTGAGATCCCCGCCGCCGCCACCGCCTGGCGCCGGGGTCCCTGGAGGCGTACCCGGTGTGCCGCCCCTGGTAAAAAGCACTCCGTTGGACCAGACGATCTCGATCGCCCATCCCGAGGGATCCGTGACGATGTTCCCGGTGGCCGCCCCGAAGGGCCACACGGCATTGGCACTGTTCCCGCTGATTTTCCCCACGCCGATCTCTCCCGTCGCCGGGACGACCCACTCGAAACCGTCGCCGATTTGGACGATATCGTATTCGTTTCCGATGTTGCTGAACCAGTGACCGGAGATGTCCGCGGCGAACGCCGCCGGGGCCAGGGCGCACACGATCACAACGCCGAGGACCAACATTCCTCCCCTTACCGCCATCCGAAGCATATACGTATTTTTCATAGCATCCTCCCGTGTATGATTCCGACAAAAATAATAATAATTTTTATTCTATTGTCCGATATCGCTGTCGGTGTGGCTGTGAGGAATCTCACGCTTTTCTTTTTTGAATGAGAGCTGAAAAAAAGACATCTCGTCCCCGATCAGGACGAAAAAGAGGAGTTGGAAACAGATATATATTATATATATCATCTAAATCCTCCGGGGTCTCCTGTTTCGGGATGGAAATAAAAAACGGGTGACCCGAAGGACGCGGCGATCGTTTTAAAACGGCCGCCGCTGATTTCATATGCCGTAGGAAGAATGAAAAATCGAGAAGATTCAGCGGTTTTTCACAACCTCGATGCCGGAGCCGGAAACAACCTCCCCCACCTCCCACATATCGACCCCCCGCCCCCGGGCGAGGGCGAGTATCTTCTCGGTTTGTCCCGAAGGAACCGCCGCCAGAAGCCCCCCGGACGTCTCCGGCGTGTAAAGGAGCTGCCGTTTCTCATCGGGGATGTCGTCGTCGAAGGTAATCCGGTCCTGAAAGGTGCGCTCGTTGTTGCAGGTGCCTCCGGGGAAGAGCCACATGTCCGCATATTCCTCCGCCCCGGGGAGGAAGGGGATCGTATCTGCGAAGAATCGCAGCCGAACGCCGCTGTTTTCGGCCATCTCCATGCCGTGGCCCAACAGGGCGTACCCGGTCACATCGGTCAGGCCGTTGATGTCCCCCTCCCGAAAGACGTCCGCCGCGTCCTTATTCAGCGTAAGCATGGCGTCTATGGCGGCCTTCACGTGGGAAGGATGAGCCTCCCCGGCCTTCAATACCGTGGTGATGATGCCCACACCTAACGGCTTGGTGAGAAACAACACGTCACCGGGCCTAGCGCCGGCGTTGGTGAGCACGCGGTTCGGGTGGATGGTACCCATCACCACCAGTCCGTATTTCGGCTCGTCGTCGTCCACCGTGTGTCCCCCGGCGATGACCCCCCCCGCCCGGATCACCGTGTCGGCCCCGCCGCGGAGTATTTCCGCCGTGACCTCCACGGGAAGCGACGGGGGAAATCCGCAGATATTGAGGGCCAGCCTCACGTCCCCGCCCATGGCGTATACGTCAGACAACGCATTGGCGGCGGCGATGGCGCCGTACTGGTAGGGATCATCCACCACCGGGGTGAAGAAGTCGAGGGTCAGGATGATCGCAAGGTCCTCGGATATTCTCCAGACCGCGGCGTCGTCCAGCGCGTCCATCCCCACCAAGAGATCAGGGAAGGACTCTTTGGGAAAACTGTCTTTGATATGACGCATGACCTGCGCCAGGGCGTCGGGAGCCGCCTTTGCGGCTCAACCGGCGGCCTTGGCCAGTCTCGTCAGACGAATCTCTTCCGTCATCGGAATAGTTCCTTTCTCACCTATAACAACTCAACACGATCGTAGGGGGCCCCTATTTCGTCCATTAGGCGCTTCGATTCCTCCGCCTGTTTTGCCGGGATACGCACAGCCGTACCGCAGTCGGAAGAGATGTGCCTCGGCACCGGGATCATCTTCGCCGAAAGTCCCGCAGCCAAGAGTATCTTCTCCGCCCGGATGGCGTGGCTGGTGCTGTGGGTGATAATCACGGCGTACGTACTCATATTCCCTCAAAACACATGGTGACGGACAATGCTTTTATATGAACTCATTGTATACCGACACGGGCGACGGGGCAACACGGAAACCGTCTATCCCCCCCGTATAATATCGGCGACGGCCTCCACGGCGGCGTTGACATTTTCGCCGGTGGTGAACGGCCCCATACTGAACCTGACGGTCCCCTCCGGGAACGTCCCCAGGGTGCGATGCGCCCTCGGTGCACAGTGAAGCCCCACACGACTCATGACGTCATACTCGTCGGACAGCCGCATCCCCACGTCCGACACGCTCATCCCCGCCACCACAAAGGAGACGGTTGCGGTTTGCCGATTTTCGTCGGCCGGTCCGAATACCTTCACCCCGCCTATATTTCCCAATCCGTCGAGCAGCAGCCGCGTCATGATCTTCTCATGCTCCCTCACAATCCCCACACCCCGTTCGGCTAACCATCTTACCCCCGCTCCCAGCCCAGCGATGCCGCCGATATCGGCGGTTCCGCTCTCGAAGCGATCCGGCATGAACTCGGGCTGTTCCTCTTTTTCCGACCGGCTGCCGGTGCCACCGAACGCCAGCGGCGTGACGTTTCGGGGGTCGAATCCGGGGCCGAAGATCAACCCGCCGGTCCCGGTGGGGCCTAAAAGCCCCTTGTGGCCGGTGAAGGCGAGAATGTCAATGGCGTCCTTCTCCATATCCAAAGGACAGCACCCGGCGGTCTGAGCGGCATCCACCATCAGGGGTATTCCACGCTCGGATGTCATCTTTCCCAGCTCACCCACCGGCAAGATCGTCCCACATACGTTTGAGGCGTGGTTGACCACCGCCAGGCGCTCATCGCCCACGAGCGCTTTTTTGAAATCATCAGGGTCGATGCTTCCGTCCTCTTTCGCCTCCACCATCGTCAGGCGTATGTCCCGGGACGCCTCCAGGAATCTTAGGGGCCGAAGGACCGAATTGTGCTCCATGGAGGTGGTGATCACCCGGTCTTTCGGCCTGAGGTACCCCAGCAACATCAAGGAGATGGCGACGGTGACGTTGGCGGTAAACACCACCGAGAGAGGATCCCCACCCCCCAGGAGGGTGGCGAGAGACTCCCTCGTCTCCATGCGTATCCGCTCCGCTTCAACGGAGAGCCTGTGCCCGCTGCGGCCCGGATTTGCCCCCACCTCGCGGTAGAAACGAACGATCTCCTCAAGGACGGAGTCCGGCTTCGGCCACGACGTAGCGGCGTTATCCATGTAAACAGTACCGATAGTATGCATATCACCTATGTGTACGTCACCCGCCGCCCGTTTTTGAAAAACGGACGACGGGCATGATGAACATTATTTCTTCAAGACCAGCTCGAAGGTATCTCCCTTCTCTTCATAGCTCACGTCCCAGCCTAGCTTTTTAGCCGAGCGACTCACGTTTTGTACCTGGGTCATGGTATCCACCAGCACGGTCACCTCGCCTCCGTCCAAATCTTTGACGGCCTTTCTCGTCATAATGACCGGCTGGGGACAGGAAAGCCCCCTGGCATCCACTGTCTTTGTCATGTTACGCCTCCCCTCTTTCCAAAGATACGAATCCGACCAGCAGCACGAACACCAGGCCGATGCCCACGATCCACGGTGCGTTGGGCTGAGTTCCCACCATGAGGAAGTTGTGCGCAATCGCCGCACCGGTGATCATACCCAGCACGAACACGCCCGCATCGCCGTCGCCTTCGCCGGCGAGGAAGATCTGCCGTCCAGGGCATCCTCCGGCCAGTGCGAAGGAGAGACCCGCCAGGACCATGCCCCCGAAATTGAGGAGCTGATTCGTGTGGGCGGCGGGCTGATTGATCACCTCGCCCGCTTCATTGAGGCCCAGGGTGAAGCCGGGATGAAACTGCCCGAAGATCAGGTTCATCACAAAGGCCGCAATCACCAGGGCGATTACTCCGCTCAGCAGGTGGAAATCCCGCATCAGGATAACGTCCCGTATGGCGCCCATGGTGCAGAACCGGGTACGTTGGGCGAGAAATCCGACCAAAAGAGCCACCCCGATGGAGATCAATATCGGCGCGCCCATGCTGCCCGGTCCGGATTCACTTCGAAAGAGCGCGGCTCCCTCGCCGTAGCTCGGGTAGATCACCGCCAGAAACAACAGTACCAGCATGATGAAGGGCATCATCAGTCCAAACCCGGTGCGCTCGGGATGCGCCCGTCCCAAGCTGAACCCCTTCTTCAAGAACAGCACGCCCACGCCCACCCCCACAACGAGGCCGACGATCCCGACAATGGCGTTCCAGTCCCCGCCGGCGAGCCGCAGCATCGCCCGCCAGGGACACCCGAGGAACACCAGGGCGCCGATCATGGCGGTCATCCCCAGAAAGAAGCGCACGATCGGTGCGGAGCCCGAGCGAAACCGAAATTCCCGAAACGCAACCGCCGCGATGAACGATCCCAAAAGAAACGCCGGTATCTCCGGCCTGAGATACTGGACGATGGCCGCCCGGTGCATCCCCAAGGCGCCCGCAATATCCCTCTCGAAACAGGCCATACAGATGCCCATGTTGCCGGGATTGCCCAGCTTCTGCAGCGTCACCGCCAGCACACCGATGAGCGCCCCCACCAGGATAATCCCCCAGCGGGTGGCGAAAAAACCGGTAACTTTCGACATGTTCTCTCCTTTCATCCGATTAGATTCGCGGGAAATCCGAGGGAATCTTCCCCCGAGACTTCACAAAAACCCGCGGATGTCTCTACACCCTCACATCGTCCCATATACCATCGGCGGCCGTCACACGACGCCCGGAACCAGACGCACCCGTGCGGCTCAAGCCGCGGATGATCGCACCCGTGTCGATTGACAGGGGTGAAACCCCGGGCTCGACGATTTTAATATGGATGAGATGATCGGTGTTATCCGACATGCACAAACGACCCATCACGCCTCCCGCATCTCCATTCTCCGGGAGGGCGGGCCGCGTGTCGTCGGCCGTTACCGGATGGGGAGATACCTTGTGCGTGGATGCGGACGCGAGACTGCTGGTCGGGACCGCCCGGGCCCCGTCAGGTCGCCTCAGATCAACGGCACGGGCGTGCCGAAGCGTCCAATTGTTTTCATGAAAACGTGAAACCTGTCCATATTGTATTCCTGTGCCTATATACGCGACACATCCTCCAAAAACGCATTCATTATCCAACATCAGGACTATTTGTCAAGGAATTAATTATAGATTGACGGCGTAGCGGCATCAATTGCGTGCTGGTTGCAAATTAAGGTTGCATATATGCACCTTTCGTGATACCCTTGTATATATGAAGGAGAAAACATCGATATCCCATCTTCACACCAATAAACACTTTGTCGACCTGATACTGGACAACATCGCCGACGGCGTCTTCACCGTGGACACCGACTGGAAAATCACCAGTTTCAACACCGCCGCTGAAAACATCGTGGGTATTGAAAAGAGCGAGGCGCTGGGACGGCGCTGTCACGACGTCTTTTCCGCCAGCATCTGCACCAGCCGCTGCGCCCTTCGCCACTCCATCGAAACCGGCGAGGCGATCATAGACCAGAAGATCGACATCATCAACAGCAGTGGAGACAAGGTCCCCATCTCGATAAGCACCGCCGTCATGCGGGATGCGGACGGGACGGTTCTGGGAGGCGTGGAGACCTTTCGGGACCTGTCGGCCATGGAGGAGCTGAGAAAAGAGATATCGTCACGCTATACCTTCGAAGACATCGTCGGCAAGCATCAGGCGATTCTCGATATATTCGATATCCTGCCGGATATCTCCGAAAGCGACAGCACCGTACTGATAGAGGGGAAAAGCGGCACCGGCAAGGAGCTCTTCGCCCGGGCCATCCACAACCTCTCCCCTCGGTCGTCGGGCCCCTTTGTCGCCGTCAATTGCGCCGCCCTTCCCGAAAGCCTCCTGGAATCGGAGCTGTTCGGATACGTCCGGGGTGCCTTCACCAACGCGACCCAGGACAAGCCGGGCCGATTCGCCCTGGCAAAAGCGGGCACCATCCTGCTGGACGAGGTGGGTGAGCTTCCCCTCCCCACCCAGGTGAAGCTCCTTCGGGTCCTGCAGGAAAGGAGCTATGAACCCCTGGGGTCCGTCAAGAGCGTCGATGCCGATGTGCGCATCATCGCCTCCACCAACCGTGATCTTGCGCAGATGGTCAGGGAGGGGTTGTTTCGAGAGGATCTCTTTTTTAGACTCAACGTGCTCAGGATTCGCCTGCCGGAGCTTATAAACCGCAGGGGAGACATCCCGCTTCTTGTCGATCATTTCGTCGCCCGCCACGCCGCAAGGACGGGCAAACCGATTGTGGGTGTCTCCGACGACGTGCTCTCTTTTCTGATGCGGTATAATTTCCCCGGCAATGTCCGGGAGTTGGAAAACATCATCGAGCACGGCGTTGTGCTCTGCCGGGGGGAGATCATCGAAATGGAGCATCTGCCCACCGAACTGTTCGGCAACGCTCCGGCTCTGATGTCCGAAATCGGGACGGGGGATTTGAAAACGACTCGGAGCCAAGCGGAGAAGCAAATCATCATCGACGCCCTTGCCAGATATGACGGCAACCGCCTTCAGACAGCCCGGGAGCTGGGCATGCACAAGACCACTCTTTGGCGAAAAATGAAGAAATTCGGCCTGCTTTGATTGTGGTACGAGGTTGCATCTATGATACCAATGATCGTAGTATTGTTTCATTTTTGCAACCAGGACTATTGCTTTCTCCACCGCCGTTCACCGAGCGATGAGGCCAACCATATGGTATCATTGGTCTTATTCTTTTTTTTCGCGTGTCCTTTCTTCTGGCACGCCAATTGCAATATATTTCTCACATGAGTGAGAATACTGAAAAGATCGCCCTCCCCCTGTTCGGGGAGAGAATCGCGCCCCGCTTGGACACGGCCCAGCGCCTTCGCTTCGTGACTGTTCGCGACGGCTCCGTGGAAGAGACCGAAGACGTGATGGTGGTGGGGGTCCACCCCCTCAAGCTCGCCCACTGGCTCAGGGACGAGGGGGTCGGCGTCCTGATATGCTGCGGCATCGACCGGATGACATCCCGGATGTTTTACGAATCCGGTATCCTGTTGATTCCCCGTATCGGCGCCGACGCGGACCAGGCCGTCCGCGCGTATATCAACGGCACCATCGAGTCGCTCAGCATCATCCCGATCAACAGACCGGGACGGGGAAGACGCCATCGCGGTGGGCGGTTCGGGCGATTCACACAGGACGATAATTCACAAGATTGATAAAACAACAGAGGAGGATATGAATCATGCCGAGAGGAGACAGAACG is a window encoding:
- a CDS encoding SLC26A/SulP transporter family protein: MIHSSNALTFQRILTGIVGGIIIGFTLVFLEISFAALIFSGDLSPYLAQGIGYVLFGTCAVCLVIALISSRPGIIAISQDVPAAIFSVVGVAVVAAIPHDPESAFHTLVAVIIMTSLVSGVAFMAMGRFRLGRLVRYIPFPVVGGFLAGTGWLLASGAMGVMLGESLTFAIVPGLFRPDILLMWLPGTIFAFVVLISLRRIDHSLLVPGLIVGGVAVFYAALALTGTSIEEARSLRLLLGSMPGEGLWKLPTASFFRDVHWQVVLSQAGSIVAVLLVSVISLLFNTTGLELILKKDVDLNRELTAAGLANVVAGLGGGVVGYQTLSLSTLGSRLGPPTRILGITAALMCVVMMLFGASVLSYFPLPILGGLLMYLGLLFLTEWVYDAWFRLSKTDYLLVILILVAIAHFGFLKGVFAGLVVAALLFVVNYSKVEVAKHKLDGDSCRSPVDRSTIHQRCLDENVWMLFILKLQGFIFFGTADSLLNQVSARVDDQSQETPRFVILDFRHVSGFDASAVNSIMKMKQLAEKSGFMLVFTNLTDWMRDQLAIGGVVDETGDVVRVFSEFDYALEWCENEIIAMCLGDDGTEVSDIDVFLSRLDIDEMDIGVFLGYLERVTCRANDMVITQGAVADELYFIESGSLTVTLETEEGRSVRLRTVKSGNVVGEMGMYLGLSGDAYRSASVTANETSVLYRLTRESLGRMERKSPDLAAALHRFIITLLSTRLAQTNRMVETLMK
- a CDS encoding DUF3343 domain-containing protein encodes the protein MSTYAVIITHSTSHAIRAEKILLAAGLSAKMIPVPRHISSDCGTAVRIPAKQAEESKRLMDEIGAPYDRVELL
- a CDS encoding sigma 54-interacting transcriptional regulator; amino-acid sequence: MKEKTSISHLHTNKHFVDLILDNIADGVFTVDTDWKITSFNTAAENIVGIEKSEALGRRCHDVFSASICTSRCALRHSIETGEAIIDQKIDIINSSGDKVPISISTAVMRDADGTVLGGVETFRDLSAMEELRKEISSRYTFEDIVGKHQAILDIFDILPDISESDSTVLIEGKSGTGKELFARAIHNLSPRSSGPFVAVNCAALPESLLESELFGYVRGAFTNATQDKPGRFALAKAGTILLDEVGELPLPTQVKLLRVLQERSYEPLGSVKSVDADVRIIASTNRDLAQMVREGLFREDLFFRLNVLRIRLPELINRRGDIPLLVDHFVARHAARTGKPIVGVSDDVLSFLMRYNFPGNVRELENIIEHGVVLCRGEIIEMEHLPTELFGNAPALMSEIGTGDLKTTRSQAEKQIIIDALARYDGNRLQTARELGMHKTTLWRKMKKFGLL
- a CDS encoding aminotransferase class V-fold PLP-dependent enzyme; amino-acid sequence: MGTVYMDNAATSWPKPDSVLEEIVRFYREVGANPGRSGHRLSVEAERIRMETRESLATLLGGGDPLSVVFTANVTVAISLMLLGYLRPKDRVITTSMEHNSVLRPLRFLEASRDIRLTMVEAKEDGSIDPDDFKKALVGDERLAVVNHASNVCGTILPVGELGKMTSERGIPLMVDAAQTAGCCPLDMEKDAIDILAFTGHKGLLGPTGTGGLIFGPGFDPRNVTPLAFGGTGSRSEKEEQPEFMPDRFESGTADIGGIAGLGAGVRWLAERGVGIVREHEKIMTRLLLDGLGNIGGVKVFGPADENRQTATVSFVVAGMSVSDVGMRLSDEYDVMSRVGLHCAPRAHRTLGTFPEGTVRFSMGPFTTGENVNAAVEAVADIIRGG
- the selD gene encoding selenide, water dikinase SelD; the encoded protein is MPMTEEIRLTRLAKAAGUAAKAAPDALAQVMRHIKDSFPKESFPDLLVGMDALDDAAVWRISEDLAIILTLDFFTPVVDDPYQYGAIAAANALSDVYAMGGDVRLALNICGFPPSLPVEVTAEILRGGADTVIRAGGVIAGGHTVDDDEPKYGLVVMGTIHPNRVLTNAGARPGDVLFLTKPLGVGIITTVLKAGEAHPSHVKAAIDAMLTLNKDAADVFREGDINGLTDVTGYALLGHGMEMAENSGVRLRFFADTIPFLPGAEEYADMWLFPGGTCNNERTFQDRITFDDDIPDEKRQLLYTPETSGGLLAAVPSGQTEKILALARGRGVDMWEVGEVVSGSGIEVVKNR
- a CDS encoding YedE-related selenium metabolism membrane protein translates to MKGENMSKVTGFFATRWGIILVGALIGVLAVTLQKLGNPGNMGICMACFERDIAGALGMHRAAIVQYLRPEIPAFLLGSFIAAVAFREFRFRSGSAPIVRFFLGMTAMIGALVFLGCPWRAMLRLAGGDWNAIVGIVGLVVGVGVGVLFLKKGFSLGRAHPERTGFGLMMPFIMLVLLFLAVIYPSYGEGAALFRSESGPGSMGAPILISIGVALLVGFLAQRTRFCTMGAIRDVILMRDFHLLSGVIALVIAAFVMNLIFGQFHPGFTLGLNEAGEVINQPAAHTNQLLNFGGMVLAGLSFALAGGCPGRQIFLAGEGDGDAGVFVLGMITGAAIAHNFLMVGTQPNAPWIVGIGLVFVLLVGFVSLERGEA
- a CDS encoding sulfurtransferase TusA family protein, encoding MTKTVDARGLSCPQPVIMTRKAVKDLDGGEVTVLVDTMTQVQNVSRSAKKLGWDVSYEEKGDTFELVLKK